A genomic region of Candidatus Zymogenus saltonus contains the following coding sequences:
- a CDS encoding DedA family protein codes for MKTKTVSVVFVFIFFASSAEYFFPPFPGDTILLFGAFLVGRNFLPLHWVFISATLGSFAGSMALYAFGATKGRKYFLKKNFKFFSASRVQALENAFRRKWGGAIIVLNRFTPGFRSFFFVAAGIAKMPAIKVAVYSLTSVIVWNCGIMFIGYRAGLKWEELKYYLEVYSYTIFTILSIITALYIIFLFVKKVIKRRKRSSGKE; via the coding sequence ATGAAAACGAAGACCGTGTCCGTCGTCTTCGTTTTTATCTTCTTTGCCTCCTCCGCCGAATATTTCTTTCCCCCGTTCCCGGGAGATACCATCCTTCTTTTCGGCGCCTTCCTTGTGGGAAGAAATTTTCTCCCCCTCCACTGGGTGTTTATCAGCGCAACCCTCGGGAGCTTCGCCGGCTCAATGGCCCTTTACGCCTTTGGGGCGACGAAGGGGAGGAAGTATTTCCTCAAGAAAAACTTCAAGTTTTTCTCCGCATCGAGGGTACAGGCCCTCGAAAACGCCTTCAGACGCAAGTGGGGCGGGGCGATAATCGTCCTGAATCGCTTCACGCCGGGATTTCGCTCCTTCTTCTTCGTGGCGGCCGGAATAGCCAAGATGCCGGCGATAAAGGTCGCCGTCTACAGCCTGACGAGCGTGATTGTCTGGAACTGCGGAATCATGTTCATCGGCTATCGGGCGGGACTCAAGTGGGAGGAGCTTAAATACTACCTCGAAGTCTACTCGTATACGATCTTTACGATTCTATCCATTATTACCGCTCTTTACATCATCTTCTTGTTTGTCAAGAAGGTAATCAAGAGGAGGAAAAGAAGTTCGGGGAAAGAATAA
- a CDS encoding redoxin domain-containing protein yields MRIRSSLKPRRRFILMMTFFIVAVFFACEGEPPANATVIPKKGAIAPDFTLVTLDGKNVTLSDYRGKVVFLNFWATWCKPCTSEMPAMENLHKAMKNQDFAMLAVSIDMKSTYQVKSFVNRGGYSFPVMHDVSKDVAKSYFIDGIPTTFIIDKKGVIEARLVGGRAWDSYEVVEYFKKISK; encoded by the coding sequence ATGAGAATAAGATCGAGTTTAAAGCCGCGCAGGCGATTCATCTTGATGATGACATTTTTTATTGTCGCTGTTTTTTTTGCGTGTGAGGGTGAGCCTCCTGCAAATGCGACGGTTATACCTAAAAAGGGAGCGATAGCCCCAGATTTTACCCTGGTGACGCTTGACGGTAAGAACGTTACCCTGTCGGATTACAGGGGAAAGGTCGTTTTCCTGAATTTCTGGGCCACATGGTGTAAGCCGTGCACGAGTGAGATGCCGGCGATGGAAAATCTCCACAAGGCTATGAAAAACCAAGATTTTGCGATGTTGGCCGTCAGCATAGACATGAAGTCGACATATCAAGTGAAAAGCTTTGTTAATAGGGGAGGGTACAGCTTTCCCGTCATGCACGACGTCAGCAAGGACGTTGCGAAGAGCTACTTTATTGATGGCATTCCCACGACCTTCATCATAGATAAGAAAGGCGTTATAGAGGCCCGTCTGGTCGGCGGAAGGGCGTGGGATTCCTACGAGGTTGTGGAATACTTTAAAAAAATATCGAAGTGA
- the larE gene encoding ATP-dependent sacrificial sulfur transferase LarE, translating to MKKDCFDANTGPKALTDCIKSLNRVLIAHSGGVDSTLLVNIAKSALPEGTFALSIKSPLIHDFEIEAAIREAERIGVPHYVIDFNPFEMDHIRKNLTDRCYHCKREIFRIILGAARELGIEHVLDGTNADDTDDYRPGMRALSELKIESPFLELGIGKEMIREMSRSLNIPGTERPPMACLATRFPYNDEITLEKIDGVKKAELVLMSHGFKTVRVRHLGGPPKTAKIEVGESEIERLLSPDLRDRIYSEIRRLGFSSVTVDLGGYRSGRMNEGLEGPDSDKP from the coding sequence ATGAAAAAAGATTGTTTCGACGCAAATACCGGCCCAAAGGCCCTGACCGACTGTATTAAGTCACTAAATCGGGTCCTTATCGCCCACTCCGGTGGGGTCGATTCGACCCTTCTGGTCAACATCGCAAAGAGTGCCCTTCCTGAGGGTACATTCGCCCTCTCGATAAAAAGCCCCCTCATACACGATTTCGAGATCGAAGCCGCGATCCGCGAGGCCGAGAGGATCGGCGTCCCCCACTACGTCATAGACTTCAATCCTTTTGAAATGGACCACATCAGGAAAAATCTAACCGACAGATGCTACCACTGTAAGAGGGAGATCTTCAGGATCATATTGGGGGCGGCCAGGGAGCTCGGCATAGAGCACGTCCTGGACGGAACCAACGCCGACGATACCGATGACTACCGGCCGGGGATGAGGGCGCTTTCGGAGCTGAAGATCGAGTCCCCCTTTCTTGAGCTTGGGATCGGAAAGGAGATGATCAGGGAGATGTCGAGATCGCTAAATATCCCAGGGACCGAAAGGCCGCCCATGGCGTGTCTCGCCACGAGGTTCCCCTACAATGATGAGATCACCTTGGAGAAGATCGACGGCGTCAAAAAGGCGGAGCTTGTATTAATGAGTCACGGGTTTAAGACGGTAAGGGTCAGGCACCTCGGTGGCCCGCCGAAAACGGCTAAGATCGAGGTGGGCGAATCGGAGATAGAGAGGCTTTTGTCTCCCGATTTGAGGGATCGGATATACTCCGAGATAAGGCGCCTGGGATTTTCGTCCGTGACCGTTGACCTCGGCGGGTATCGCTCAGGGAGGATGAACGAGGGGCTTGAAGGGCCGGACTCGGATAAGCCTTGA
- a CDS encoding glycosyltransferase family 39 protein, with protein sequence MTNRVDDCKKKLKGLVESLNRFYLSKRLPWYIIGLGIFFRLYQYLCNRSLWRDEAKLSLLILDSRLSDFLGPVSKPPPPGFLVIEKASTILFGSSEYALRLFPLISGIIALFAFYYVIKRLLDKRIVPVALLLFCCTYSLIYFSTELKQYSSDVAAALILYSLAFYLYERKFDLIGTILIALVGAVFIWFSHPSVFILGGIGLTFTVSSLLKKEWKSFSRVTAASLVWLTSFAAVYFFILRHLTSNELLQSYWSKHHFAPLVPASISDLKWYADNLMGIFENKDLMNLANPILWAVVSLVGCLSLILKNREGLFLLITPIFLTLIASSLHRYPFYGRLLLFITPAIVIFLSVGLWEIFELKRGKPITTVVSTIIGVFLIGLLFFSSFFVGEDYFFKPITREEIKPVLVYIKEHQREGDIVYVYYGAFDQFLYYAKRYDFDINRCYTDAKIRENPPRYSFNLNTILGHERVWILFSHVFDKKKLEEVESIKSVLIEGYGGRVLDFHEEVGSFVYLFEFSNSGK encoded by the coding sequence ATGACAAATCGTGTCGATGACTGCAAGAAGAAATTAAAGGGCCTGGTCGAATCCCTGAATCGCTTCTATCTCTCGAAGAGGCTCCCCTGGTATATTATCGGTCTGGGGATATTCTTTCGCCTCTATCAATATCTCTGCAACAGGTCTCTCTGGAGGGACGAGGCAAAGCTCTCGCTGCTGATATTGGACAGTCGATTGAGCGATTTTCTCGGGCCGGTTTCAAAGCCCCCTCCGCCAGGTTTTTTGGTAATCGAAAAGGCAAGCACGATCCTGTTCGGAAGCAGCGAATATGCGCTGAGGCTCTTTCCGCTGATCTCGGGGATAATCGCGCTGTTCGCCTTTTATTATGTGATAAAGAGGCTCCTCGATAAAAGGATAGTCCCCGTCGCCCTCCTCCTCTTCTGCTGTACCTATTCCCTTATCTACTTCTCCACGGAGCTCAAGCAATATTCAAGCGACGTCGCCGCAGCCCTTATCCTCTACTCGTTGGCCTTCTACCTTTACGAGAGAAAGTTCGATCTGATCGGGACCATACTTATCGCACTTGTCGGCGCGGTATTCATATGGTTCTCCCATCCCTCGGTCTTTATCCTGGGCGGCATAGGGCTGACATTCACGGTGTCGTCCCTTCTCAAAAAGGAATGGAAGAGCTTCTCTCGGGTCACTGCCGCCTCCTTGGTATGGCTCACCAGCTTTGCCGCAGTATATTTTTTCATCCTGAGACATCTCACCTCAAACGAGCTCCTCCAGTCGTATTGGAGCAAGCACCACTTTGCGCCCCTCGTGCCCGCCTCGATCTCCGATCTCAAATGGTATGCCGATAACCTGATGGGCATCTTTGAAAACAAGGACCTGATGAATCTTGCGAATCCGATTCTATGGGCCGTCGTCTCCCTCGTCGGCTGTTTATCGCTTATTTTGAAAAATAGGGAAGGCCTCTTCCTCTTGATCACGCCGATTTTCCTTACGTTGATCGCTTCAAGCCTCCATAGGTATCCCTTTTACGGAAGGCTCCTCCTCTTCATCACCCCGGCGATAGTGATATTTCTCTCCGTGGGGTTGTGGGAGATCTTTGAGTTAAAAAGGGGCAAACCAATAACAACTGTCGTATCAACTATTATAGGAGTGTTTCTAATAGGGCTTCTTTTCTTCTCTTCCTTTTTCGTCGGGGAGGACTATTTCTTCAAGCCCATTACGAGGGAGGAGATCAAGCCCGTCTTGGTATATATCAAGGAGCATCAAAGGGAGGGGGATATAGTCTATGTCTATTACGGCGCATTTGACCAATTTTTGTATTACGCAAAGAGATATGATTTTGATATAAATCGATGCTACACCGATGCCAAGATTCGGGAAAATCCGCCGCGCTATAGTTTTAATCTTAATACCATATTGGGACATGAAAGGGTCTGGATTCTATTCTCGCACGTTTTTGACAAGAAGAAGCTGGAAGAGGTGGAAAGCATTAAATCAGTCCTTATAGAAGGCTACGGCGGCAGGGTGCTCGATTTTCATGAAGAGGTCGGCTCCTTCGTCTATCTCTTTGAATTCAGCAATAGTGGGAAATAG
- a CDS encoding glycosyltransferase family 2 protein, giving the protein MKLSVIIPAYNEVKTIDEIVARVEGSPLEKEIIIVEDCSTDGTRDRVREIAKRKNIKKNIKAIYHDRNKGKGAALRTGFESATGDIVIIQDADLELNPEEYPSLITPILDGRADVVYGSRFLEGGRKGLPPVKYVANLFLTRLSNMLNNIKLTDMETCYKVFRREVLDQITISSDRFGFEPEFTAKVARAGFEIYEVPISYCARSNSEGKKISWWDGVKAVFLIFWFRFFD; this is encoded by the coding sequence ATAAAGCTATCCGTAATCATTCCGGCCTATAACGAGGTCAAAACCATCGACGAGATAGTGGCCAGGGTCGAGGGGAGTCCCTTGGAAAAGGAGATCATAATCGTGGAGGATTGCTCCACGGACGGGACCAGGGATCGGGTAAGGGAGATCGCCAAAAGGAAAAATATCAAGAAAAATATCAAGGCCATATATCACGACAGGAATAAGGGGAAGGGCGCCGCTCTCCGGACGGGATTTGAATCCGCGACCGGCGATATAGTTATAATCCAGGACGCCGACCTCGAGCTGAATCCCGAGGAGTACCCAAGCCTCATAACCCCCATTCTCGACGGGAGGGCGGATGTCGTCTACGGCTCCCGATTCCTCGAAGGCGGCCGCAAGGGCCTCCCTCCTGTAAAATACGTGGCGAATCTCTTTTTGACCCGCCTCTCCAATATGCTCAACAACATAAAACTGACGGACATGGAGACCTGTTATAAGGTTTTCAGGAGGGAGGTTCTGGATCAAATTACGATCAGTTCGGACCGCTTCGGGTTTGAACCGGAGTTTACCGCAAAGGTCGCGAGGGCCGGATTCGAGATCTACGAGGTCCCGATAAGCTATTGTGCCAGGAGCAATTCCGAGGGGAAAAAGATCTCCTGGTGGGACGGTGTAAAGGCGGTCTTCCTGATCTTCTGGTTTCGGTTTTTCGACTGA